ATCCGGCGGAATACCTGAAAAAGGTAAAATGTCCGGTGCTGGCAATTAATGGCGAAAAAGACACACAGGTGCTGGCTGAAAAAAATTTAGGAGCTATAAAATCGGCTTTGGACAAGGGGCGAAATTACAGATACGAAACAAAAACGTATCCCGGGCTGAATCATCTTTTTCAAGAATGCGAAACCGGTCGTGCCGATGAGTATGGAAAAATCGAACAGACTCTTTCGCTGGATGTTTTGTCGGATATCACGTTTTGGATAAGAAAACAACTAAATAACTAACCGAATGGCTACAAAAAAACAAATTTTCACGGCAATGTGGGCGATTATCGTTGTCATAGCGATTGCCTCCATTGTCTGCCTGATTGTGCTTCCGAAATGGAAAGGCATTTTCCTGGCAAGCGGGGGCGGCTTCCTGATCGTGAATATTTTTATATCCATGTTTTTTATCCAGAACAATTATCGTGATAAAAAATAGCGGGGATCAGTTTTTCGTCAGTTTTTCCAGGTTTATATAAGCCGACAACAGATCGTAGGCGGCTTGCAAGTATTCCTGCAAGGCATTTTGTTCACGCAATTTTTCCGATAAAAATTCACTTTCGAGCGTGTAGCCTTTTTGCAACTGTGCCTGTTTTGCCACTATATTTTGGGTTATCAATTTCATGTTCGATTGTTTCAACCGGTAAGTATTTTTACAGGTTTCCAACCGGGCCAGCTCTCTCGATAATTCTCCCAACCGGTTATTCTTTACATCCCGCAAATTTTCACGCTCAAGCTGCTCCTGTATGCGTAACCGGGAAACCTCTTTTGCCGTGCTCAGCGATCGCGAAATGGGAATCCGAAGCGAAAGAGCCACAAAACTGTTCCCGAACCACCTGTTGGTGTTTCCCAACTTCAACTCTTTCCCGAAATAATTGGCTCCATAATATCCCGATAACGACAACGACGGCGCATATTTCCATAGTGCATTTTTTGTCTTGATCTCAGACAGCGAAACCAACTCAGCCTGGCGGCGTTGTGAAAGAGGGTTTTCGCCGCTTAACACTTTGCCTGACATCATTTTGGAATAAAGCGACTGAATATCATCCGACAACCGTAGCTGATCCAACTTGTCTTTGTCCGGTTCTACTCCCAAATACATCAACAGGTTTATTCTGGAGTTGTGCTGGATATTTTTGGCCTGATGGAAGCGGGCGAGCGAAGCGTTATAATTCATTTCCGCATTGTTCTTGTCTACCAGCGAAACCTTTTCACGCCGGTAAAGATCTTCTATCTCCCGTGATAACGCGGCGTAATAAACCGTATCGGCAGTTATTGCGTCCAGCTGGGTCTGCGCAATCGCACAGTCGATATAGGCCTGTGAAACAGTGGCTCGCAACTCGTTTTCAGCAATTCTGGAATCAAGCTGACTGATTTTCAACTGCTTCTCCTGCTCTGATTTTAATCCCGCTGTTTCGGGATTGAAAATATCGAACGTAACATTTAGCCCCGCTCCCGAACTCCACGGCGTGTTGAAACGCATATACATCAACTCGTCTTCCGGTGCCGAAGGATTGATCATTGATGCAGGGATGGGTGTTGACGGAATAATAATGTTCCGCCGCAGATCGGATGTAACATAAATGTCAGGCAGGTAATCCAGTTTTACTTGCGAAAGCTTGTATCCGGCCTGTTGTTCTTTCAACTGTTGCGCGATGAACGTCGGCGAATGATCGAGCGAGTACTTTACGGCCTCTTCCAGCGTCAGTGCATTTAGATTTATCTTTTTCTCCTGGCCCAAAACGGATAAAACGGATACAATCCATGCAAGAGAAAGTATATATGTTTTTTTCATTGTAATGTTTTTGTGAACTTGAAATCTTTATCTGAATACCGATGACGGCTCTACTTTTTTTAGTTTTTGGATGGAAAACATGGAGCTGGCTACCGCAATGATCAGGGTAACGAAAAATAAAAATGCTAAAAACTGAGGGGAGAGATTGATGATGAGTCCGGCTTTAGCCATTCCAAATTTTGTCCCGACCAAAAGAAGCAACGAAACCGCAAACCCCACAACTGCATAAATAAACGACTGGGTTATAACCAAAAGAGTAATGTGTCTACCGGTAGCACCAATGGCTTTCAACGTTCCGTAATCCTTGATCCGGTCGTAAGTGGCGGAATACATCGTCAGCCCGATGATAAAAAATCCACTCACGATAGCAAAAATGACCAACGTTCCGAAACTCATACCCATATTGTTCGCCGTCATTACATTTATTACGGTAGCATTTTTGAGTTCTTCCGACCGCCATGCACGCAGGTCTGGAGCAACGGTATTTATCCGTTCGATGACCTCATCGATTTTCGACTCATCCTTTACCGTCACAATAACTGCGTTGACTGCATCTTCCGAAAAGCCGGAATAGTAACGTGCCGTGGCATCGGTTGTATAAAGCATCGGGCTCGAAAAGCCTTTGGCATTTTTTGTCGTAGCCCCTACAGTAACATTTTTTCCGCTGATCTCGAAACTTGTGCCCTGTTTTACGTCATAACCGAATGTCTTGTTGTCGTAAAAATCGGTGGAAACCGTTCCCTGAAGGAACAGATTGTTCGTGGAACCGGAGTTCAACAGTGATTCCGACGGGCCTGCAGCCAGTTCGGGATACTCGCTTCCAATAATTATTGCCGGCGAACTTTCTCCGTTATCGAATCGGACACTGACATTAGCCATCACCATCCCGTGCGCATCGTCAATCCCTTCTATACTCCTCAGCTGGTTCACCCAACGCTTGTCAAACGGCGAAAGAATATTAGCATTGTTGGTAAGTCTGTTCACGACAAAGACCTGAGAATATTCGGGTTTGGCGTTGTTTATCACACCACCGATAAGTGTTGTGAGGTAAAAGAAAATGCCCAGCTCCAGCCCAATCAGGTAGATACTGATAATAATCCCCAGCAGAATCCCCGTACTTTTGGATTTCTCGAATCGAATGAATTTATAGGCTGTTGCAAACACGTCAACTCAATTTAAATGAATCATACATTCAACCTTAGTATCGATAAGCAAATTGGTGTCTTTGTCGATCGAAATTTCAATCTCGCGTACACGGCGGTCCTGCAAATCTTGTCCGCTGTCGGAAAAGAGCGATTTCTTCTTTAAATCGGGCGAGATACTGAGGATTTTCCCTTGTGCCACCGGTTGAGGATTTCCCGCAACCCTTATCTCACACGATTGCCCCAAAGCCAGGCGGTTTGAGAACATCTCGTCTATCTCAGCCTGTACGATAAGCGGGGCGTCAGGAGCCAGCATCATATACGTTTCATACCTGTTCACGGCTTCGCCTTTTTTCGGAAGAACGTCTAGTACAATTCCGTCCATGGGTGCACGCAAGGATGTCCGGCTTAACTCTTCTGACCTCATATTTTTCTGCGAAACAATTTCGCGAAGCTGAGACTCCTGCAACAAAATATCGTTTTGAAGTTTCTCCTGACCTTGTTTTTCCAAATCGTAATCGTTTTGAAGGTTACGCACATTTTCGCCGGTTACCGCCCCCGCATCAAACAGTTCACGGGCATCGTTCAGTTTTCGCTCTTTTTCCCGTAACCGGGTCAGGCCTTGCTCTTTCATCAGCTCTGCCGATTGTATGGATTTTTGCTGCGTGACTAACCGGCTGTTTATTTCGCTCAACGCCAGCGATGCATCGGTATTGTCAAGGGTAAGCAGTAAATCGCCGTATTTCACCTTGTCACCTGTCGCCACAGCTATTTCAACAACAATACCTGCAACAGGCGAAGCCAGTTTACTGACGCCGCCTTGTGGTACTATTTTCCCAATACCAACGGCCACTGTCACGGGACTCACTTCTACGGAAACCCTGTTTTCGGTTTTGTTACCGCAGCCCACGAGCAACAAAATGAGAAAACAGCCAATGAATAGTTTTTTCATTTGTATCTTGTTTTTAATTAATGATCAAATTCTTCTTCAAACGGCGTATCGCTTATTTTCCCTTCCGAAACGTAAATGGTCCGGTCTGCATATTTCTTTAAGCGTGTATCGTGGGTAACAATAATCACGGCACGGTCTTCGCGTGAAAGCGCTTTTAACATATCCATCACCAAGACGGCACTTTTGTGATCGAGTGAGGCCGTGGGCTCGTCACAAAGAATAAGTTTCGGATCGGAAACCAAGGCGCGCGCAACGGCAATTCGCTGTTGTTGTCCACCGCTGAGGTTTCGGGGCAGGTTCTTTACCCGCGACTGCATATCAAATTTCCGGATGATTGACAGCGATTTTTGCTTGGCTACCTTTCGTGATTCGCCTTTGAGGAGAAGCGGTTGCATCACATTCTCAAGAGCATTGAGCGGAGCCAGAAGATTAAAGCCTTGAAATACGAACCCGATTTCGTTTAGCCGGATTTTCGCCAGTTCTGCCTCTGATAAATGATTCACACACGTATCTCCCAGCCAGACGTTACCGGTTGTGGGATAAATGACGCATCCGAGCAACGAGAGCAAGGTTGTTTTTCCAGAACCCGAAGGACCAACAATCAGGGTTACTTCGCCTTTATTGAATACAGTAGTGGAAGGAGCCAAAGCCACTATCGTGGTGTCTCCCGTTTTGTATTCCTTACCCGCCTCTTCAATTCTTGCTGCAACTTCCATCTCTACTGAATTATTAGAGCACAAATATAATACATTTTCGTACTATATGCTATTTTAAATCAGGATATTTTGTATATTAACACAAGATTTAGTACTTTTACGTACAAATTTATTCGTTTATGAAATCAAAAAAATTGTTGCTCGAGATAATTGAATTACTGGATCAGTTTGAGAAAACAACTCAATCAACCGAAGTAGAACTTTCGCTGAATGACTTTATTCTTTTTCTGCAACAGAGACGGACAATCAAAGAGAACAGAAACGACACGGTACGTATTGCGCAAAACATAAGTTTCCTGCACCGGTATTCCAAGTTCTACATCAAGAAAGCCCTGAAGGGATCACTGCTCCAAACAGTCGATGAATACACCTACCTGGTAGCATTGTTTAATGAAGAGAGTTTGTCCAAGACAGAGATCAACAACAGGAATGTGATTGAAAAAACTTCAGGCAATGAAGTTATGCGGCGACTTCTGAAAGCGAAGCTTATCGGTGAGCGCCGCGACGAGGAAGACAAGCGCAGGATGCGTGTTTTTATAACCGATAAAGGGAGGGCGGAACTGACGAAGGTTTTTCCCGGGTTGTGGAAGTCTGCCACGATGTTATCCGACGTACTTGCGCCACCGGAAAAAGAGTCGTTTTTGCAGGCATCCGATAAACTTTGTGATTTCCACAAAAACATTTTTATCCATTGCAAGGAGGAGGAGATTGATAGTTTAATATCCAAACTGCCTTTAGTCAATCGGGAAAATCCGTAAATTCGAAGCTCAGGCTGTCAAAGATTTCTTTTTTGGCAGCATCACCCGAAGTTTGAAGATCCTGAATCCCGTCCAAAATCTTTTTTGAAAACGACTCCGCAGTCCTGCCTAGAAAGGTCAATGCACGTTGTGCGGAGAGACGAAGGAAGTAGGACCCGGCACTCAAGTCTGAAATCATTTTTTCCATAATCTCGTTTTGGTTTGTCTTATTGACCAAACCCGACTTCACAATCAACAACCGGGCAAACAACCAGTAACCGCTGGTCCGGACTTCTTCATCTTTCGAATCTGTCCATTTTTGCACCAGCTTGTCCGCAAAGTCTAGTTTCTGGAATAAATTCATAGATACCTGTTCCCGAATTTCGTGATTGGGAATTTCTTTCACCCATTCATCGGCTTTATCCATATCGAATTCATGAACAGGATACAACATCGTTGCCAATATCTTTAACTCACGGGTTTCCTGTCTCCACAAGAGTTCAGCCAATTGAGCATCAATGGGATATCTTTTGGAAAGTTCACGCAGCCGGGGAACATCCACTCCAAA
This portion of the Petrimonas sulfuriphila genome encodes:
- a CDS encoding ABC transporter ATP-binding protein, producing MEVAARIEEAGKEYKTGDTTIVALAPSTTVFNKGEVTLIVGPSGSGKTTLLSLLGCVIYPTTGNVWLGDTCVNHLSEAELAKIRLNEIGFVFQGFNLLAPLNALENVMQPLLLKGESRKVAKQKSLSIIRKFDMQSRVKNLPRNLSGGQQQRIAVARALVSDPKLILCDEPTASLDHKSAVLVMDMLKALSREDRAVIIVTHDTRLKKYADRTIYVSEGKISDTPFEEEFDH
- a CDS encoding FtsX-like permease family protein, with protein sequence MFATAYKFIRFEKSKSTGILLGIIISIYLIGLELGIFFYLTTLIGGVINNAKPEYSQVFVVNRLTNNANILSPFDKRWVNQLRSIEGIDDAHGMVMANVSVRFDNGESSPAIIIGSEYPELAAGPSESLLNSGSTNNLFLQGTVSTDFYDNKTFGYDVKQGTSFEISGKNVTVGATTKNAKGFSSPMLYTTDATARYYSGFSEDAVNAVIVTVKDESKIDEVIERINTVAPDLRAWRSEELKNATVINVMTANNMGMSFGTLVIFAIVSGFFIIGLTMYSATYDRIKDYGTLKAIGATGRHITLLVITQSFIYAVVGFAVSLLLLVGTKFGMAKAGLIINLSPQFLAFLFFVTLIIAVASSMFSIQKLKKVEPSSVFR
- a CDS encoding winged helix-turn-helix transcriptional regulator produces the protein MKSKKLLLEIIELLDQFEKTTQSTEVELSLNDFILFLQQRRTIKENRNDTVRIAQNISFLHRYSKFYIKKALKGSLLQTVDEYTYLVALFNEESLSKTEINNRNVIEKTSGNEVMRRLLKAKLIGERRDEEDKRRMRVFITDKGRAELTKVFPGLWKSATMLSDVLAPPEKESFLQASDKLCDFHKNIFIHCKEEEIDSLISKLPLVNRENP
- a CDS encoding efflux RND transporter periplasmic adaptor subunit, which encodes MKKLFIGCFLILLLVGCGNKTENRVSVEVSPVTVAVGIGKIVPQGGVSKLASPVAGIVVEIAVATGDKVKYGDLLLTLDNTDASLALSEINSRLVTQQKSIQSAELMKEQGLTRLREKERKLNDARELFDAGAVTGENVRNLQNDYDLEKQGQEKLQNDILLQESQLREIVSQKNMRSEELSRTSLRAPMDGIVLDVLPKKGEAVNRYETYMMLAPDAPLIVQAEIDEMFSNRLALGQSCEIRVAGNPQPVAQGKILSISPDLKKKSLFSDSGQDLQDRRVREIEISIDKDTNLLIDTKVECMIHLN
- a CDS encoding TolC family protein, with protein sequence MKKTYILSLAWIVSVLSVLGQEKKINLNALTLEEAVKYSLDHSPTFIAQQLKEQQAGYKLSQVKLDYLPDIYVTSDLRRNIIIPSTPIPASMINPSAPEDELMYMRFNTPWSSGAGLNVTFDIFNPETAGLKSEQEKQLKISQLDSRIAENELRATVSQAYIDCAIAQTQLDAITADTVYYAALSREIEDLYRREKVSLVDKNNAEMNYNASLARFHQAKNIQHNSRINLLMYLGVEPDKDKLDQLRLSDDIQSLYSKMMSGKVLSGENPLSQRRQAELVSLSEIKTKNALWKYAPSLSLSGYYGANYFGKELKLGNTNRWFGNSFVALSLRIPISRSLSTAKEVSRLRIQEQLERENLRDVKNNRLGELSRELARLETCKNTYRLKQSNMKLITQNIVAKQAQLQKGYTLESEFLSEKLREQNALQEYLQAAYDLLSAYINLEKLTKN
- a CDS encoding DNA alkylation repair protein, whose amino-acid sequence is MDEILQQIRTDLRRSMNGIASKSMREKGLHYKLNFGVDVPRLRELSKRYPIDAQLAELLWRQETRELKILATMLYPVHEFDMDKADEWVKEIPNHEIREQVSMNLFQKLDFADKLVQKWTDSKDEEVRTSGYWLFARLLIVKSGLVNKTNQNEIMEKMISDLSAGSYFLRLSAQRALTFLGRTAESFSKKILDGIQDLQTSGDAAKKEIFDSLSFEFTDFPD